The Maledivibacter sp. region ATGTTGTCTATGATTTTTCTATTATCGTTTACAATAATCTCTATATTAGTAAACAATAATCCATTCCTATATTCTAATTTCATTTATCACGATCTCCTTAAACCAATTCTATTTCTAATCTTTACTAATAAATTCGGTTTTGAAGTATGATATACAAGCATATTTCCCTTTGAAGTCAAAAGTTCTTTTGTGGCCTCTTTCTCATCTATGATATCAATTACAGCTACATCTTCAATTATCTGTTTATCATCTTCTATATGTGATTTTAAAATTTCAATTTTAACGAATTGATTAGGATATGCTTTTCTTACATCTTGCCATTTCATAGACATCACCACCTATTTTTTTAATATCTATATTATACCACTAATGTTTATTTACTCACAAAGATCTTCTGTGTATTTCATAATAAGATGAAATAATATTTTATATAGCGGTTTGTGTTTACAACGTCCTTGAGCTGGACCCTTAAGGAATACCTCTCGGCGGTGCTTACACCCAGTAAACAGATGTGGTGCGGCTTTCTTCGTAGCTGACCTTTAAGGAATACATCTTGTCCTTGACCCTCCCGCACTCTTGCGAAAACATATTGTTAGATGTAGTTATCAACTCACCTCAAACGGTCTATCCAAGCTATAGTGTTTAACATTTGATTCATATAGTACTATTTTTTATCCACGATTGAATTGAATTTTAAAATATACCCTGATTTTTATTGTGTATCAACAAATATTAAATTTAATAAATATTAAATTTATTCATCAATTTTTTGTTTCTCCAATATATATTTAGCGGGAAGAATAAAGAAAAATGCAATAATAAAACTATATAAAATAGATAATAGCATCACTGATCCATAAGGCCCTATTGTTGATGGGCTATCAAGAGTTCTCATCATTATCATTAATCCTATAATAGACCCTAAAAATCCTGCCGCTATAGTTACTTTATATAATAAATTCAAAATACTAATTCCTTTTTTAAATTTATCATTATCCTGCTTTCCACTTCCTTTTATTATAACTTTAAAAGCATACATCAAATCTCCAAAACTTCTTGTTCCAATTACCACTGAAATATTAAATCCAATTATCATTAAAAGCGTTGATAAATCAACAAAGCACCTAACACTTGTACTAAATAATATTGAAATAAATACTACAACAATAAAAATTATAGAACCCACAACAAACATAGTTCTTCCCCCCTAATTCTTTTATTTTATTATTACTATCATCTTATAATTGGATTTTAAATAACTATTGTACATACCTACAAACATATATTCAAAAGACTCTATAGAATACCCCGAAATGAGTTGACAATTTTATCTAACGTCCTAACAGGTTTGGGATTGATTTTGCTCACAGAAGATTTATTCCTCACTCAGCAAAATCGATGACAAAAGTTTATGTAGGGAACTACTGTGTTATGAGTCATTGTAATATCTCATATTAATCATAAGATTCGATTTCAACTATCTCTTCATTGATATAATGATATATATAAAATTTTCCTTTTACTCGTATATATACTTTCTCTAATTCTTCTCCATTTAAATTTGTGAGTCTACCTATTTCATCAATATCATTTCTCTTATTACCTTTTTCATTAATAATATAGCTAATTACTCTATGTTCTTGTTTACTTAATCCTGCATATGGTTCTGATAATAACCAACAAATACCTATTACTAAGAGAATTCCGATAACATTTGCTTTTTTAAGGTTATTAAAATCTTCTCTACTCCATGCTATTTTAAAATTAGAAATTGCCATAAGAACAATAAACAAATAACTTACTGGTTCTAATATATGTTTGTTTATCATCATCATAGCTATTACCATTACTGGATAACATATAATATAGA contains the following coding sequences:
- a CDS encoding MotA/TolQ/ExbB proton channel family protein, translating into MFVVGSIIFIVVVFISILFSTSVRCFVDLSTLLMIIGFNISVVIGTRSFGDLMYAFKVIIKGSGKQDNDKFKKGISILNLLYKVTIAAGFLGSIIGLMIMMRTLDSPSTIGPYGSVMLLSILYSFIIAFFFILPAKYILEKQKIDE